A single region of the Kocuria rosea genome encodes:
- a CDS encoding branched-chain amino acid aminotransferase, translating into MTTQPTTFAHHLSQDPVPEEVRAAILAEPGFGTNFTDHMVKIDWFGDVEKGTGRWSDPRVEPYGPLVLDPAAAVLHYGQEIFEGLKAYRHADGSVWTFRAEANAARLNLSARRLALPELPEQLFLDSLRELVSVDEQWVPDGDGESLYLRPFMIATEAFLGVRPSRQVLYSVIASPAGNYFGGPVKPVDIWLSRDWARAGRGGTGAAKCGGNYAASLIAQMEGDAHGCQQVMFLDRDRGDAVEELGGMNVFFVYDDGRLVTPELTGTILEGVTRRSIIQLAKDRGMTVEERRFTLDEWREGWQAGTITEAFACGTAAVITPIGRLVSTEETIGDEGARPGEVTMDIRRQLLEIQTGRAEDPHGWLTRLV; encoded by the coding sequence GTGACCACACAGCCCACCACCTTCGCCCACCACCTCAGCCAGGACCCGGTCCCGGAGGAGGTCCGGGCGGCCATCCTCGCCGAGCCGGGCTTTGGCACGAACTTCACGGACCACATGGTGAAGATCGACTGGTTCGGGGACGTCGAGAAGGGCACGGGCCGCTGGAGCGACCCGCGGGTCGAGCCGTACGGTCCGCTGGTGCTGGACCCCGCCGCGGCCGTGCTGCACTACGGCCAGGAGATCTTCGAGGGGCTCAAGGCCTACCGGCACGCGGACGGCTCCGTGTGGACGTTCCGGGCCGAGGCCAACGCCGCCCGGCTCAACCTGTCGGCCCGCCGGCTGGCGCTGCCGGAGCTGCCCGAGCAGCTGTTCCTGGACTCGCTGCGCGAGCTCGTGTCGGTGGACGAGCAGTGGGTGCCCGACGGGGACGGGGAGTCCCTGTACCTGCGCCCGTTCATGATCGCCACGGAGGCGTTCCTGGGCGTGCGCCCGTCCCGCCAGGTGCTGTACTCCGTGATCGCCTCCCCGGCCGGCAACTACTTCGGCGGCCCGGTGAAGCCCGTGGACATCTGGCTCTCCCGCGACTGGGCCCGCGCCGGCCGCGGCGGCACGGGAGCGGCCAAGTGCGGCGGCAACTACGCCGCCTCCCTGATCGCCCAGATGGAGGGCGACGCCCACGGGTGCCAGCAGGTGATGTTCCTGGACCGCGACCGCGGCGACGCCGTCGAGGAGCTGGGCGGCATGAACGTGTTCTTCGTCTACGACGACGGCCGCCTGGTGACCCCCGAGCTCACCGGCACGATCCTCGAGGGCGTCACCCGCCGCTCGATCATCCAGCTCGCGAAGGACCGCGGGATGACCGTCGAGGAGCGCCGCTTCACCCTCGACGAGTGGCGCGAGGGCTGGCAGGCCGGGACCATCACCGAGGCGTTCGCGTGCGGGACCGCCGCCGTCATCACCCCCATCGGCCGGCTCGTCTCCACCGAGGAGACCATCGGCGACGAGGGCGCCCGGCCCGGCGAGGTCACCATGGACATCCGCCGGCAGCTCCTGGAGATCCAGACGGGCCGCGCGGAGGACCCGCACGGCTGGCTCACCCGCCTGGTCTGA
- a CDS encoding fumarylacetoacetate hydrolase family protein translates to MRIARFTVDSEIHFGAVQGAAGEETVTVLAGDPFYTGINPTQQRHDIADVRLLAPVIPRSKIVCVGRNYADHAAELGNELPTSPMLFFKPNTSVAGPGDPVTLPAWTEQVSYEAELAVVIGRMCKDVPVERVPEVVFGYTAANDLTGRDVQKTDGQWARAKGFDGACPLGPWIETDLDTSALAVRSRVNGETKQDGNTRDMVFDVPFLVSYVSQAFTLLPGDVILTGTPAGVGIVDEGDRIEVEVEGIGVLPTVLRR, encoded by the coding sequence ATGCGAATTGCCAGGTTCACGGTCGACAGCGAGATCCACTTCGGCGCGGTGCAGGGCGCCGCCGGCGAGGAGACGGTCACCGTCCTCGCGGGCGACCCCTTCTACACCGGGATCAACCCCACCCAGCAGCGCCACGACATCGCCGACGTCCGCCTCCTCGCCCCCGTGATCCCGCGCTCCAAGATCGTGTGCGTCGGCCGCAACTACGCCGACCACGCCGCGGAGCTGGGCAACGAGTTGCCCACCTCGCCGATGCTGTTCTTCAAGCCCAACACGTCCGTCGCCGGCCCCGGCGACCCCGTGACCCTGCCCGCATGGACCGAGCAGGTCTCCTACGAGGCCGAGCTCGCCGTCGTCATCGGACGGATGTGCAAGGACGTCCCCGTGGAGCGCGTGCCCGAGGTGGTCTTCGGCTACACCGCCGCCAACGACCTCACCGGCCGCGACGTGCAGAAGACCGACGGGCAGTGGGCGCGCGCCAAGGGCTTCGACGGGGCCTGCCCGCTCGGGCCCTGGATCGAGACGGACCTCGACACCTCCGCCCTCGCCGTGCGCAGCCGCGTCAACGGCGAGACCAAGCAGGACGGCAACACCCGGGACATGGTCTTCGACGTCCCGTTCCTCGTCTCCTACGTCTCCCAGGCGTTCACGCTCCTGCCCGGCGACGTCATCCTCACGGGCACGCCCGCCGGCGTCGGCATCGTCGACGAGGGCGACCGGATCGAGGTGGAGGTCGAGGGCATCGGCGTCCTGCCGACCGTCCTGCGCCGCTGA